A part of Dysgonomonas mossii genomic DNA contains:
- a CDS encoding DUF6706 family protein, producing the protein MTIQEYIEQKFQTFGIELSGADILDISLESGFGVDENITKDNRTPVIIAIVKFIPDLLLCPTSFTENKLSMDWGDVEKKIKSWYSMRCSEYGLDDKLGDKPKVIFW; encoded by the coding sequence ATGACGATCCAAGAGTATATAGAACAGAAATTTCAGACCTTCGGCATTGAGTTGTCGGGGGCTGATATTCTGGATATCTCTCTCGAAAGTGGCTTTGGCGTTGACGAGAATATCACTAAGGATAATCGCACACCTGTAATCATTGCTATTGTAAAGTTTATACCTGATTTGCTGTTATGTCCCACATCCTTTACGGAAAATAAATTATCCATGGACTGGGGCGATGTGGAAAAGAAAATTAAATCATGGTATTCTATGCGTTGTTCTGAATACGGATTAGACGATAAATTAGGCGATAAACCTAAAGTTATTTTTTGGTAA
- a CDS encoding head fiber protein, translating into MPAGFKYNLSPEPSIEERYDVSTGIRRRGPYKLDTTNLTVGDNLPSFIPIAANLKNKKCYVVRNVKVTEAYISGATSLKIKKGSYAYAGMHIGNGTKGATVSAINKSNAGYDLLTITDFGANLAVGDVLFEATAVAGTTPKNVANSALYESRKVEDGINLIALLSAAREIEPDKLVVPFSAKDKEKLGNDFQFNE; encoded by the coding sequence ATGCCAGCAGGATTTAAGTATAACTTATCCCCCGAGCCGTCTATCGAAGAACGGTATGACGTGAGTACCGGGATTCGTCGTCGAGGGCCATATAAGCTCGACACGACAAATTTGACTGTCGGAGACAATCTGCCTTCGTTCATTCCGATTGCTGCCAATCTGAAAAACAAGAAGTGCTATGTCGTTCGCAACGTGAAAGTGACAGAAGCTTACATTTCGGGTGCTACAAGCCTTAAGATAAAGAAAGGCTCTTACGCGTATGCAGGTATGCACATCGGTAACGGAACCAAAGGTGCTACAGTATCGGCAATCAATAAATCTAACGCAGGTTATGACTTGCTAACGATCACTGATTTTGGCGCTAATCTTGCGGTTGGCGATGTCCTTTTCGAAGCGACAGCTGTCGCTGGTACAACACCTAAGAATGTGGCTAACTCTGCGCTCTATGAGAGCCGTAAAGTCGAAGACGGTATTAACCTGATAGCCCTTTTGTCGGCAGCACGGGAAATTGAGCCGGATAAGCTTGTTGTTCCTTTCTCCGCAAAGGATAAAGAGAAGCTGGGTAATGATTTTCAATTTAACGAATAA
- a CDS encoding PBSX family phage terminase large subunit: MIQVQPAYKPLYENEDKFIILVTGGCGSAKSFNVSTFLERLSFEEGHKMLFCRYTMSSAEISVIPEFNEKIELDNTEEHFRVTKNEIVNKYFGSEILFRGIKTSSGKQTAKLKFIQGITTFVCDEAEEWTDEKDFDKLILSIRKQGIQLRAIIVMNPPDVNHFIYQRYIKDTHKVVNIDGVDVQLSTHPNMLHIHTTHLDNLPNLNDVFMREVEEIKRKSIEQATKSDGSFDKHKFNNLKYAHIVIGRFSEIAEGVIFTSYEIVPEIPEWVTKRGLDMDFGFTHDPTAIIDCALYDEDLYLDELCYKTHMSTGEIIKELKRHTDKGRVISESADPRFVDEIRNAGIRIKPVNKGKRDNDGSIKAGIDKMLELNIKVMKRSYNLLEEVRNYTWDKDKDENFINEPIDAWNHGIDASRYWVLEEVLGKTDGIQDVSGIFSW; encoded by the coding sequence ATGATACAAGTACAACCAGCTTATAAACCATTGTATGAGAATGAAGATAAGTTTATAATACTTGTAACAGGCGGATGTGGTAGCGCAAAGTCATTTAACGTATCTACATTCTTAGAAAGGCTTTCCTTCGAAGAAGGTCATAAGATGTTATTTTGCCGTTATACCATGTCTTCGGCTGAGATATCAGTTATTCCTGAGTTCAACGAAAAGATCGAGCTGGATAATACAGAGGAGCATTTTCGGGTAACCAAGAACGAAATTGTCAATAAATATTTCGGAAGTGAGATTCTTTTTCGTGGTATCAAAACAAGCTCAGGAAAGCAAACCGCAAAGCTTAAATTCATACAGGGTATTACTACATTCGTATGTGATGAGGCAGAAGAGTGGACAGACGAAAAAGACTTCGACAAACTGATATTGTCTATCCGTAAACAAGGAATTCAACTGCGTGCCATTATTGTGATGAATCCACCTGACGTCAATCATTTCATTTATCAGCGATACATAAAAGATACGCACAAGGTCGTTAATATCGACGGTGTAGATGTTCAGTTAAGTACACATCCAAATATGTTACATATCCACACAACCCATCTCGATAATCTCCCGAACCTAAACGATGTGTTCATGCGAGAAGTTGAAGAGATCAAGCGTAAATCAATAGAGCAAGCTACTAAATCCGACGGATCATTTGATAAGCATAAATTCAATAATTTAAAATATGCTCATATTGTTATAGGTCGATTCTCTGAGATTGCTGAAGGGGTTATTTTTACTTCTTATGAGATTGTTCCGGAGATTCCCGAATGGGTGACAAAAAGAGGTCTTGACATGGACTTTGGTTTTACGCATGACCCAACAGCAATTATCGATTGTGCACTATATGACGAAGATTTGTATTTGGATGAACTTTGCTATAAAACTCATATGTCAACAGGCGAAATTATCAAGGAGCTGAAAAGGCATACGGATAAAGGGCGGGTTATTAGCGAAAGTGCCGACCCTCGTTTTGTAGACGAGATCCGTAATGCCGGTATAAGAATAAAGCCGGTCAATAAAGGTAAAAGAGATAACGACGGATCGATCAAGGCCGGTATTGATAAAATGCTTGAATTAAATATCAAAGTAATGAAACGATCGTACAACCTACTGGAAGAGGTCCGCAACTACACATGGGATAAAGACAAAGATGAGAACTTTATCAATGAACCTATCGACGCATGGAATCACGGGATTGACGCTTCTCGCTATTGGGTGTTGGAAGAAGTACTTGGGAAAACAGATGGAATACAAGATGTGTCGGGAATATTTAGTTGGTAG
- a CDS encoding terminase small subunit produces MAKLTIKQENFCNYYIETGNASEAYRRAYSCCNMKDETVNVRASELLKDGKITVRVKQLQSALQKRSDITKDEVVQELTNIVRFRVTDVLSAKGMSVRVKNLADLPDEVVGCISSIKKVKGCIEVRFLDKIAAIDRLSRMLGWDEAKTVKVQGSVPIQEWLKKFGNQDKEE; encoded by the coding sequence ATGGCTAAACTCACCATCAAACAAGAGAACTTCTGCAATTATTACATTGAGACAGGCAATGCATCCGAAGCCTATCGCCGCGCTTACTCATGTTGTAATATGAAAGATGAGACGGTGAATGTGAGAGCCTCCGAACTTCTCAAAGACGGTAAGATTACGGTAAGGGTAAAACAACTTCAATCAGCCCTTCAAAAACGTTCAGATATCACCAAGGATGAAGTCGTACAAGAACTGACTAATATCGTCCGTTTTCGTGTAACCGATGTATTATCTGCAAAAGGAATGTCAGTGAGAGTTAAGAACCTCGCTGATCTCCCAGATGAAGTTGTCGGCTGTATATCCTCTATCAAGAAAGTAAAGGGCTGTATCGAAGTGAGATTCTTAGATAAGATAGCAGCTATTGATCGGCTTAGTCGTATGCTCGGATGGGATGAAGCAAAAACGGTTAAAGTGCAAGGCTCTGTTCCTATCCAGGAATGGTTAAAGAAATTCGGTAATCAGGATAAAGAAGAATGA
- a CDS encoding DUF3592 domain-containing protein, whose protein sequence is METLLVCLLFIFSGIVLLLLSIYFYKKSKDSIKWSRTKGQISNAYLDKFNDSNSASYRVQVKYSYTVADKVYSSKRKYYGDYLLSSFYWSTKKLVDKYKIGDTIDVYYNPQNPKDAVLEQGVHFSVLVFFIASLVCFSIGGVLVERFYL, encoded by the coding sequence ATGGAAACTCTACTAGTATGTTTATTATTTATTTTTTCTGGTATTGTATTACTTCTATTGTCCATCTATTTTTATAAGAAATCAAAGGATAGTATAAAATGGAGTAGAACAAAAGGACAGATATCTAATGCTTATTTGGATAAATTTAATGACAGCAATTCAGCTTCATATAGAGTTCAGGTTAAATATTCATATACAGTTGCTGATAAAGTTTATAGTTCAAAAAGAAAATATTATGGAGACTATCTTTTGAGTTCCTTTTATTGGAGTACTAAAAAACTTGTTGATAAATATAAGATAGGAGATACGATTGATGTATATTACAATCCTCAAAATCCAAAAGATGCTGTCTTAGAACAAGGAGTACATTTTTCTGTATTAGTGTTTTTTATTGCATCTTTAGTGTGTTTTTCAATTGGAGGAGTATTGGTAGAAAGATTTTATCTGTAG
- a CDS encoding PcfK-like family protein has translation MSANNSFQDTIKAYLDKRAQEDSLFAVTYAKENKNIKDCCSYITDRAKKMQSDGCAVISDEEVFGCAVHYYDEDDIKVEKTSASKTEVKE, from the coding sequence ATGAGTGCGAATAATTCATTTCAAGATACAATAAAAGCATATTTAGACAAGCGAGCCCAAGAAGATTCTCTTTTTGCCGTAACGTATGCAAAGGAAAACAAGAACATCAAAGACTGCTGCAGCTATATAACCGATAGAGCAAAAAAAATGCAAAGTGACGGTTGTGCTGTCATATCCGATGAAGAGGTTTTCGGTTGTGCGGTACACTATTACGATGAGGATGATATCAAAGTCGAAAAGACTTCTGCTTCGAAAACAGAGGTAAAGGAATAA
- the dnaN gene encoding DNA polymerase III subunit beta, with protein MLLLSSDDTTNTEECISSIEGILIDNDVSICVEPKLLIEALKTLPEQPITISIDEKLAVTVKYKGGKFELAGLSPQEFPKEKDITNATKITIPSKVLLNGIEKTIFCASTDDLRSIMTSVYLDIVEGQISFVASDGHKLALLELWDESMTEEISFVIPLKITTILKSLIKPSDELINIFIGSNSARFEYGSESIVATLLEGKYPNYRSVIPQVNDKILSIGTADLKGAIKRVSVFANQASSLVKLELSKDLIKLSAQDIDFSTAADETVACGYTGTAMAIGFKGHLLTELISAIPSSDLQMSFFDPSRATLIMRKIKLILKLDNIKKEENSGAK; from the coding sequence ATTCTTTTACTAAGCTCTGATGATACCACGAACACAGAAGAATGTATATCATCAATCGAAGGAATATTAATCGACAACGATGTTTCCATCTGTGTTGAACCAAAGTTATTGATTGAGGCCCTAAAGACATTACCGGAACAGCCTATCACGATTTCCATTGATGAAAAGTTAGCTGTCACTGTCAAGTACAAAGGTGGTAAGTTTGAACTCGCCGGGCTATCACCTCAAGAGTTTCCAAAGGAGAAAGATATTACCAATGCAACTAAAATTACAATACCTTCTAAGGTCTTACTAAATGGTATTGAAAAAACGATCTTCTGTGCATCTACTGATGATCTTCGTTCGATAATGACCTCTGTCTATCTGGATATTGTAGAAGGACAAATCAGCTTTGTAGCTTCTGACGGTCATAAGCTTGCTTTGTTAGAACTTTGGGACGAATCAATGACAGAGGAAATAAGCTTCGTTATCCCTCTTAAAATTACAACGATTTTAAAAAGTTTAATAAAACCGTCCGATGAATTGATAAACATATTTATCGGTAGCAATTCAGCCCGTTTCGAATACGGATCGGAGAGTATCGTTGCAACCTTACTTGAAGGTAAATATCCGAATTACCGTTCTGTTATACCTCAAGTCAATGATAAGATTTTATCAATTGGTACAGCTGATCTTAAGGGAGCAATAAAGCGGGTTTCTGTCTTTGCTAATCAAGCCAGTAGTTTAGTTAAACTCGAACTATCGAAAGATCTGATCAAACTATCAGCTCAAGATATCGACTTTTCTACAGCTGCTGATGAAACCGTTGCTTGTGGATATACAGGAACAGCAATGGCAATAGGATTCAAAGGTCACCTCCTTACCGAGTTGATTTCTGCTATTCCCTCCTCAGATCTGCAAATGTCTTTCTTCGATCCAAGCCGGGCGACTCTCATAATGAGAAAGATAAAACTCATTCTCAAGCTTGACAATATCAAAAAAGAAGAGAATTCCGGAGCCAAGTAA
- the pheS gene encoding phenylalanine--tRNA ligase subunit alpha → MIDRINKLLAEIEGLKASKADEIEVLRIKYLSKKGEVSALMNDFRTVAAEQKREVGIKLNELKEKAQERINQLKESLENSQTVDEAIDLTRTAAPIELGARHPLSIVRKEICDIFRRLGFSIAEGPEIEDDWHVFSSLNFAEDHPARDMQDTFFIARSPEIVLRTHTSSVQTRVMEKQQPPIRIICPGRVYRNEAISYRAHCFFHQVEALYIDKNVSFADLKQALLFVAKELFGADTKIRLRPSYFPFTEPSAEMDISCNICGGKGCPFCKHTGWVEILGCGMVDPNVLENCGIDSKIYTGYALGMGVERITNLKYRVKDLRMFSENDQRFLDQFESAY, encoded by the coding sequence ATGATTGATAGAATAAATAAGCTGTTGGCAGAAATTGAGGGACTGAAAGCTTCTAAAGCAGATGAGATAGAGGTTTTACGTATTAAGTATCTTAGTAAGAAAGGTGAAGTATCGGCTTTGATGAACGATTTTCGCACTGTGGCTGCAGAACAGAAACGGGAGGTAGGTATAAAACTGAATGAACTAAAAGAAAAGGCTCAGGAACGAATAAATCAGTTGAAAGAATCTTTAGAAAATTCTCAGACTGTGGATGAGGCAATCGACCTTACTCGTACTGCTGCACCCATCGAGCTTGGTGCTCGCCATCCGCTATCAATTGTAAGAAAAGAAATTTGTGATATTTTCCGCCGTTTAGGTTTTTCTATAGCCGAAGGTCCTGAGATAGAGGATGACTGGCATGTTTTCTCTTCTCTTAACTTTGCGGAAGATCATCCGGCTCGTGATATGCAGGATACGTTCTTTATTGCACGAAGCCCTGAAATTGTATTGCGTACACATACTTCTTCTGTCCAGACCCGAGTGATGGAGAAGCAGCAACCACCGATACGCATTATTTGTCCCGGTCGGGTGTATCGTAACGAAGCTATTTCGTATCGTGCACACTGTTTCTTTCATCAGGTTGAGGCATTGTATATAGATAAGAATGTGTCTTTTGCTGATCTAAAACAAGCTTTGTTATTCGTTGCGAAAGAGTTGTTTGGTGCAGATACCAAGATACGTTTACGTCCTTCATATTTCCCTTTCACAGAGCCTAGTGCTGAGATGGATATTTCATGTAATATCTGTGGTGGAAAAGGCTGCCCATTCTGTAAGCACACCGGTTGGGTAGAGATATTAGGCTGTGGTATGGTAGACCCGAATGTCTTGGAAAACTGTGGTATAGATAGTAAAATATATACGGGATATGCTCTCGGAATGGGAGTGGAGCGTATTACAAATCTTAAATATAGAGTTAAGGATCTTCGTATGTTCTCCGAGAATGATCAACGTTTTCTTGATCAGTTTGAGAGTGCATATTAA
- a CDS encoding M28 family peptidase produces the protein MKLIYTFIISTLLFVTHNLHAQSDIERIQKHLTAITKTEGFRNFEDTVTLNKVANYIFTEFSQYADTTYYQTYTVNNVNYKNVICRFGTKQQKALVVIGAHYDVCGEQEGADDNASGVTAILELARLFSRSNLIRPIELVAYTLEEPPFFGTQSMGSYTHANELKKSNTPVYGMVAVEMIGFFNDAEDSQSYPFAPMKLFYGNKGDFILLTKKIGHGQFVKDFSKQFYNAKTIKTKSLTSPGMIKGVDFSDHRNYWALGFDAMMITNSAFYRNHNYHKSGDKMDRLDFKRMAGVIDAIYYAIINIDKSTSVKKKK, from the coding sequence ATGAAGCTTATATACACTTTTATAATATCCACTCTTTTATTTGTCACACATAATCTACATGCTCAGTCTGACATAGAGCGTATACAAAAACATCTGACTGCTATTACCAAAACAGAAGGATTTCGCAACTTTGAGGATACAGTAACACTCAACAAGGTTGCAAACTATATATTCACAGAATTTAGCCAATATGCAGATACAACATATTATCAAACGTATACTGTAAACAATGTTAATTATAAGAATGTTATTTGTCGGTTTGGTACAAAACAACAAAAAGCGTTGGTAGTAATCGGTGCTCACTACGATGTTTGCGGAGAACAAGAAGGTGCTGACGATAATGCATCTGGCGTAACTGCTATACTGGAACTGGCTCGGTTATTTAGTCGATCAAACTTAATACGCCCCATAGAACTAGTTGCATATACCCTCGAAGAACCACCCTTCTTTGGTACTCAATCTATGGGTAGCTATACCCATGCCAATGAACTGAAAAAATCCAATACTCCCGTTTATGGGATGGTGGCCGTAGAAATGATCGGATTCTTCAATGACGCTGAAGATTCACAAAGTTATCCTTTTGCTCCTATGAAGCTTTTTTATGGCAATAAGGGTGACTTTATACTCTTAACGAAGAAAATAGGACATGGGCAATTTGTAAAAGATTTCTCCAAACAATTTTACAATGCAAAAACGATTAAAACTAAAAGTCTGACAAGTCCCGGAATGATAAAAGGGGTCGATTTTTCAGATCATCGCAATTATTGGGCACTCGGTTTTGATGCTATGATGATTACCAATAGTGCATTCTATCGCAATCACAATTATCATAAATCGGGAGACAAAATGGATCGTTTGGATTTTAAACGAATGGCAGGAGTTATTGACGCCATTTACTATGCGATTATCAACATTGACAAATCTACATCTGTGAAAAAGAAAAAATAG
- a CDS encoding alpha/beta hydrolase, which produces MDKKKRVGIYRIFEVLKRVKKLWEKDINVYFISGMCYNCSVFDKIVLPEGYKKKYIEWHVPIPGQSLQEYASVMAKEIDTSRPYILIGYSFGGVIVQVMSYFLSPIKTVLISSFKRDEEIPMLFRAAKRTNVADRIPMRVYASTELITDLFNRFVYNVPTSELAEVMTFVDPVYIKWAIEQIVGWMPENKCKHLYHIHGTEDQIFSYEHIRNAFPVEGGDHLMVVKKADPISTILSGILLIKEN; this is translated from the coding sequence ATGGACAAGAAGAAAAGGGTAGGTATATATAGAATTTTCGAAGTTTTGAAGCGTGTAAAAAAGCTTTGGGAAAAGGATATTAATGTCTACTTTATTTCAGGGATGTGCTATAATTGTAGTGTATTTGATAAAATAGTATTACCGGAGGGGTATAAGAAGAAATATATTGAATGGCACGTTCCCATTCCCGGACAGTCGTTGCAGGAATATGCTTCTGTTATGGCAAAAGAGATTGATACTTCCAGACCATATATACTGATAGGATATTCTTTTGGTGGCGTTATTGTTCAGGTGATGAGTTATTTCTTATCTCCAATAAAAACCGTACTTATTTCGTCTTTTAAAAGAGACGAAGAGATCCCAATGTTATTTCGTGCAGCTAAAAGAACAAATGTGGCGGACCGCATTCCGATGCGCGTGTATGCTTCAACAGAGCTTATAACGGATCTCTTTAACCGTTTTGTTTATAATGTGCCAACATCGGAGCTGGCTGAGGTAATGACCTTTGTTGATCCTGTTTATATTAAGTGGGCTATTGAGCAAATTGTAGGTTGGATGCCCGAAAATAAATGTAAACATCTCTATCATATACACGGAACCGAAGATCAGATTTTTTCTTATGAACATATACGCAATGCATTTCCCGTAGAGGGAGGGGATCACCTGATGGTGGTAAAAAAAGCTGATCCGATAAGTACTATTCTTAGTGGTATTCTTTTGATTAAAGAAAATTAG
- a CDS encoding SusC/RagA family TonB-linked outer membrane protein, with amino-acid sequence MKKKLLLILSCLLLSIGYIAAQTTKITGTVIDTNGEPVISASVVVKGTTVGTVTDLDGTFSINVPDGKNTLVFNLVGMKSIETKATQNMRVVMENDDKLLDEVVVTAMGIQRDQKILGYAATQVKSDEISAAKSGSVMGGLNGKIAGVNISASGPAGTSQKVLIRGISSFNSNNPLYIVDGVPITNERSGTDYVDFGNSANDINAEDVESVTVLKGASATALYGSRAGNGVIMITTKRAKSEKLTVTYDGAFTASNVLRVMQTQDLYGQGWGAWDRAENGSWGPRLDGSIHEWGSDQLAEPMTKPFSYVKNNIRNFYKTGHELNNVVSLRYGTENLGLYVSYGNVTSNGTLPNNADTYSRNTFSLRGNAKWDKLAIDVSVNYARKDIRRTEQMEIELLQNPVDIDIASMKNYNDERYNLDNYYTFYATNPYWMVDNNYFLYQDNHTYGKVEASYQLLGGLKATARLGGDFLNYSRENINAKNSFIPGSYSDLGGATAQNGYYSNNRYNRDQLDATAFLSADYKVSDFALSGTAGWNLNQRTYSYTGGYVNGLGVPDWYSLENSGSAAVSQQYSEKRRLIGLFAQAELGYKSFAYLNLSARADNSSTLPKNENTYFYGGGNISFILTELFPTLKDSKIDFLKLRAALGQTGNDAGVYRTSSWFEPYNSYYTYLPIHGVLGLTEYNRLPSQSLKPEITTEYEFGVQGNFFDNRVRLDFAYYNKRSKDQIINATLAPETGYTSETRNVGELENKGIELATGFTPIKSKDWQWDVNATFTKNTGKVIELWDGLQEYNIYSWRGVEYRMKVGEKIGTFQVPSVDRVTDKTSPYYGYMIVNTNGFPTQSTTEKEVIGSSQPDFILGLNTSIKFKDFRLTVVGDWHKGGWMASNTSYITHFNGNSTQTVYNERNSFIYPNSVKIVGGQYVENNIPVMANQMNYTLGNYSYNPLVRNEMVIPKDFFKIREVTLSYDLPKKALKSTPLSKVTLSFIGRNLFLFTPKKNNYVDPEVANMGNDLTSEFGEISSGTSYRSFGGAIKVEF; translated from the coding sequence ATGAAGAAAAAGTTGTTATTGATTTTATCCTGCTTACTGTTAAGCATAGGGTATATTGCCGCACAAACAACAAAGATTACAGGAACCGTTATTGATACGAATGGTGAGCCTGTAATAAGTGCTTCTGTTGTTGTGAAAGGAACTACAGTCGGAACAGTAACCGATCTGGATGGAACATTTTCAATAAATGTTCCGGATGGTAAAAACACGCTGGTATTCAATCTGGTTGGAATGAAAAGTATTGAAACTAAAGCTACTCAAAATATGCGGGTAGTGATGGAAAACGACGACAAGCTTTTAGATGAAGTCGTTGTAACAGCAATGGGAATTCAGCGCGATCAGAAAATATTAGGGTACGCTGCGACTCAAGTGAAATCGGATGAAATATCAGCTGCAAAATCCGGATCTGTAATGGGCGGATTAAATGGAAAAATAGCCGGAGTAAATATTTCCGCTTCAGGACCGGCAGGTACATCTCAAAAAGTATTAATTCGTGGTATCTCTTCATTTAACAGCAACAATCCTTTGTACATTGTAGACGGTGTGCCGATCACAAATGAACGTTCAGGAACAGACTATGTAGACTTTGGCAATAGTGCCAATGACATAAACGCTGAAGACGTAGAATCGGTTACTGTATTGAAAGGAGCCTCTGCTACTGCCCTATATGGATCTCGCGCAGGGAATGGAGTTATTATGATCACAACAAAGAGAGCCAAAAGCGAAAAACTAACAGTAACATACGATGGAGCATTTACGGCTTCAAATGTTCTTCGTGTAATGCAAACTCAGGATCTTTACGGACAAGGCTGGGGAGCTTGGGATAGAGCCGAAAACGGTTCATGGGGACCACGCCTTGATGGTAGTATCCACGAGTGGGGTTCAGATCAGTTAGCAGAACCAATGACGAAACCTTTTTCCTATGTAAAAAATAATATCCGCAATTTTTACAAGACAGGTCACGAATTGAATAATGTTGTATCTCTTCGTTATGGTACAGAGAATCTTGGTCTTTATGTTTCTTATGGAAATGTAACCAGCAATGGAACATTACCGAATAATGCAGACACATATTCTCGCAACACATTCTCTTTGCGTGGTAATGCTAAATGGGACAAACTAGCCATAGATGTATCTGTTAACTATGCACGTAAAGATATCCGTCGTACAGAACAAATGGAGATCGAACTTTTACAAAATCCTGTCGACATTGATATCGCTTCAATGAAAAATTACAACGACGAGCGTTATAATCTTGATAACTATTACACTTTTTATGCAACAAATCCTTATTGGATGGTTGACAACAATTATTTCCTATATCAAGACAATCATACATATGGCAAAGTTGAAGCCTCTTATCAGTTGTTGGGGGGCCTAAAAGCTACAGCACGTCTGGGTGGCGATTTCCTTAACTATAGCAGAGAAAATATAAATGCTAAAAATTCATTTATACCTGGATCATATAGCGATTTAGGAGGTGCTACTGCCCAGAACGGTTATTATTCGAACAATAGATACAATAGAGATCAGCTTGATGCCACAGCATTCTTATCTGCAGATTATAAAGTATCAGACTTTGCTCTTAGTGGTACAGCCGGATGGAACTTAAATCAACGGACATACTCATACACAGGAGGATATGTAAACGGATTAGGTGTTCCTGATTGGTACAGTCTTGAAAACTCAGGTTCAGCAGCTGTCTCTCAGCAATATTCTGAAAAAAGAAGACTTATCGGTTTATTCGCTCAAGCTGAATTAGGATACAAAAGTTTTGCATACCTAAACCTTTCAGCTCGTGCTGACAATTCATCAACTCTACCTAAAAATGAAAACACTTATTTTTATGGAGGAGGTAATATTTCATTTATTCTTACAGAATTGTTTCCTACATTAAAAGATAGCAAAATTGACTTTTTGAAATTAAGAGCAGCTTTGGGACAAACAGGTAACGACGCTGGAGTATATCGTACCTCATCATGGTTCGAACCATACAATAGCTATTACACATATCTTCCTATTCATGGAGTATTAGGCTTAACTGAATACAATAGATTGCCGAGTCAATCATTAAAGCCTGAAATTACAACTGAATACGAATTTGGTGTTCAAGGAAATTTCTTTGACAACCGTGTTCGCCTGGATTTTGCCTATTACAACAAACGCTCAAAGGATCAGATAATAAATGCTACATTAGCTCCAGAAACCGGATATACATCCGAAACTCGCAATGTTGGAGAATTGGAAAATAAAGGTATAGAACTAGCTACTGGATTCACACCTATAAAATCAAAAGACTGGCAATGGGATGTAAATGCAACATTTACAAAAAATACAGGAAAAGTTATTGAACTTTGGGATGGATTGCAAGAATACAATATCTACAGCTGGCGTGGAGTTGAATATAGAATGAAAGTAGGAGAAAAAATTGGAACATTCCAAGTTCCATCAGTAGACCGTGTAACAGATAAAACTAGCCCTTACTATGGTTATATGATTGTAAACACAAACGGATTCCCTACTCAATCGACTACAGAAAAAGAAGTAATAGGATCATCACAGCCTGATTTCATTTTAGGATTGAACACTTCTATTAAATTTAAGGATTTTAGACTTACAGTCGTTGGTGACTGGCATAAAGGAGGATGGATGGCCTCAAACACATCTTACATCACTCACTTTAACGGAAACTCAACACAAACAGTGTATAATGAGCGTAACTCATTTATTTATCCAAACTCTGTAAAAATAGTAGGCGGTCAATATGTGGAAAATAATATTCCTGTTATGGCTAATCAGATGAATTATACACTAGGTAACTATTCTTATAATCCTCTAGTACGCAATGAGATGGTAATACCAAAAGATTTCTTCAAAATCAGAGAAGTAACACTTTCTTACGATCTTCCAAAGAAAGCATTAAAATCTACTCCGTTAAGCAAAGTTACTTTAAGCTTTATAGGACGCAACCTCTTCTTATTTACACCAAAGAAGAATAATTATGTAGATCCTGAAGTAGCCAATATGGGCAACGACTTGACTTCTGAATTTGGTGAAATATCTAGTGGTACTTCTTATCGCAGTTTTGGTGGAGCTATCAAAGTAGAGTTTTAA